Within Deltaproteobacteria bacterium, the genomic segment AGCGAATCGTGGTGGCCTTGGATGCCTCTCCCCGGAGTCTGGAGGTGATCGAGACGGCGACCAGCCTTGCGGCTCGACTGAGTTCGGAGATCATGGGGCTGTTTGTCGAGGACATCAACCTGCTGAGGGTAGCCGACCTGCCGTTCACCCAAGAAGTCAGCACCTTCTCATCCGGTCGGCGTTCACTGGACCGGCCGGAACTCGAACGCCAGTTTCGCGCCCAGGCCGGCTGGATGCGTCAAGCCCTGGAACGAGCCGCGGAAAGCAAGCATCTCCCCTGGAAATTCAGGGTTGTCCGGGGTTCGGTTGCCGGAGAGCTGCTTGCGGCCGGGGCTGAAGCCGAACTGCTCATTTTGGGCAAGATCGGCAGATCCTTGATGCAAAAGCGTCGCATCGGCTCGACGGTGCGAATGCTGATACTCGAGAGATCCGGTCTCACTCTGGTGCTCCAGGAAGGTAGAGAGTTGGCCACCCCTGTCGTGGTTATATACGACGGTTCTCCCGGTTCCCAAAAAGCATTGGCTGTGGCCGGCGGACTCGTGGAAACCAACCAGACAAGCCTATTGGTGATCGCATTGGCCGATGATGAATCCTCCGCCCCGAAGCTCAGAGGCGACTTGGCGGAGAAGCTGAGGGATCTGGGGCTGATAGCGGACATTCGACTACTCATCAACCCGAGTCTCGAGGGCCTCGCCGAGGTGGTGCGGATGCAAAGCGCCGGTCCCGTCGTCATTCCCTGTGGTCCGCGGTTGCTGCAAAACGAGGCTTTGTGCTCGCTGGTGAACGAGATCCCCAATCCGGTGCTGATCTTACGTTAAGCTATCTTAAAAGAACAGATGGACGCCGATGCCGAGAAATTCAATGCTGTGTTCATAAAATTGTCCATTAGGGGATTTACCGTTGTAATACTCGAGCAGCAGAAGAACCTTTCGACTCAGAAAATTGGGGTTCTCAAGCTGAATTCCAGTACGTACTGAGATGTCCGTGATCCAGTTAGTCTCCTGACGATTTTGTACATCTACACTCGCTACGGGCCGCAACGCGCCCTCAAGCCATGTCGCGGGACTGCGAAATTCCAGTCCGGCTTGCGTAGACCATGGATCCAGATCCGAGGGGGACTTACGTATGAGATAGCCCCCTCCGGCGTAGATGCGAAAACCGGCGGGCAGGTGATAGGAAAGAAGGTTGTCGACGCCTTCATAGCTTAAGTTAATGCGTTCATCCGTCTCACCGCGCAAAAGAAATTCATCCCCCAAGTGGGAGCTTTGGTGGAAGATTCGGAACATATTGGTGAAGTCGCCTTTTTTCAGGGTGATTGGAATTCCGAACAGATAATCGGCATTGATCAGGTCGAATGACTGGGCGCTCATATCAAAAATGGAAAATACACCGGCGTGGACCCCAAGCTCCATGGTCGAATCCCAGGGACCTTGAAATCTGTAGATGCCGATCGACTCCCCAAAGCCGGCGGCGGCAACGTTTCTCAGCAGATCATTGCCCAGGTAATGTTGGTAGGAGATCGAAAAATGCGGCCAACGCGGGTCCGCCAGCAGGGCCTGGAAGAGCGGCTGGCTGGGTAAGAACAGCGGCAGTTGTTCTTCTGATTGTCGGACAACGGCTTCAGTTCTATCAGCGACAAATTCAACTCTTGTGACGCCTTCAACACTTAGAAGGATCTTCTGTATTTCCGATTTCTCCGTTTCACCTAAGCTGCCGCCTTCCATATAAATTACCCCGTCGTACACCCGAATGGTTTTAACACCTGACGGGAAGTGTTCGGCAATGATTGCGGTTGCATAACCGCGGATAAATTCGTCACTGGGTTGAGCCGCCTGAACCGCCGAAATTGAGGCCCAGCAGCATAACAGCAGGATCAACGGCCCGACCTGCTTCCTTAACGTATACATTAAGACCCTATCCATAGTGACCCCTTGAATAGAACGGATTTCTTGAATCTTTGCAGCAGACTTCAAGAAAAGAAATGGGGTAAACGCTGTATATTCATGCTATGGAGGGGGGCCTCTGGAATGCATAGAGGAAGTCGGATATGGTGTGGTCGGGATCGACATAGGTCAGGAGATTTTGAAACACGATCAGCAGTGGGACCGGGTAGCGCAGGGCGGGGCAGCGGAAGACGACCAGGCCACGTAGCGTTCTTATCTTCTTTTCAGCTGGTCTCCTCGAGATACTTGACCAGTGATCGGGCTCTCTGCTCCGCTTCCGCGAGCTTGATTCGTTCCTCTCGGCCTTCGGTCACCTCTTTGGGAGAGAGGCGCTCTTCCATATGATAGATACAAAAGGCCGCTCCATGTTTCGCCAGTGTTTCATAAACGGCATCGGCGAACCAGCTCGGATCACGGAATTCAAAGGCGTACCGGAAATCACTCGAGAGAAATTGCAGAAATGGATCGAGTCTTTCAGGATTCATACGCCAGCGCGGAGGCAATTGAAACAGGACGGGGCCCAATTTCTCTCCTAACACGCCTGCAGCCTCGAGCAGAGGGGGGACCCCTTTGGAGGGATCCTTGAGCTTCTTCATGTGAGTGATGTAGCGGCTTGCTTTCAGAGAAAAAACAAAGTCGGGCGGTACGGTCTCTTTCCATCGTTCAAGGGTTGTTTTCTTAGGAAGCCGGTAGAAAGAGTTGTTGATTTCCACGGTATGGAAACGGCCGGAGTAGTAAGGAAGCATATCTTCAGCGGAAAGGTAGTCCGGATAGAATGGCCCCTTCCAGTGATGGTAGTGCCATCCCGATGTGCCGATATGGATCGTTCCGGAACCTTTCATCGTGTCCAAACCCAACACCGTCGACTCCCGTGCGCAACTTAACCTACGGTCGATTGTACAGGAAAGCGACCACCAATCATAGTGCGAAGGGGCCAAAGAACAACCTGACAACTTCCTGTTACGGGTTCTTGATCGACGCGCCGGGCATGAATTGCTTTATGCCCTGTCCAATCAGCAGGGTGACCAGGCTTATTCCGAAGAGGAGGCCCCATCCATTCGCTCCAATAGAGACCGTATGGAGGGCCGTGGAAACGCCCGGAAGGTAGAGCGCTACGAGAAGCAGTGGAACAGAGAGCCAATGACTCTGGCGGCTTATCCGGTTCCGTTTGCTCTTCCTACTTTTCCAGTTGATCCAGGTGTTCATTGATTCTTGCATTACTCAGGCCGGCCGCCTGCAGCAAAGCTACCATCTGTTTCTTGTTGTTCTTCGTGGGATCGACACGCCCACCCTTGCACGTGTCTTTAATCCCTTCTTTTCTTGCCGTTCTCGCGTTCTCGCACATCGCCATCATTCGCATCAATTCGTTCATGCTTTCCATATTGTGATCCTTCCATCGTTTTCGTATTCACAGGAAGCCGCTGGAGGCGACAGGGTTTCCCCGGGAATACAAGTATCAGACCCGGCCATCCGTTCAGCTTATTTCAGGGCTGTGACATTGTTGTGAGGAACCGTTCGGACTGGTTCTTTTAAGTCTTAAATTTCCCAACTCCAATGCCCTGCTATCTGCATACTATGTGTGCATAGGCTGACGCGTATATGGGGTCTATCTTGTATTTTCAGTGAATCGTCACCCTGAAGTATTGCGTGAACAAGTTGCGGGATTTTGACAAAGAAAGAACGATTTTCCCGGGATCCCTCTCATCTGCGTTTCTTCGCGGATGACCGCTGCGGTTCCAACCTTTTGAATGATCCATGGTTTCCGCGGCGAACCCATGAGCAGACCGGCTAAGGTGATTCAATCTCCCCAAATTGCTTTTTGGGCGGGTGCGGTTATATTTCAGCCGATATCATGCGTATGCTCTTCTATGCTTGGATCTACCGCGATTTGGGAAGGCGTATCCGCCTCTTTGGCTGATACCTTAATTGCTTCTCGTATTCGACGAGGAAAAGGGCCGCAGCATCCCGTTTAATCGTTCCTCTTTTCATCCCGTTCCTAACTTGTCGCCCGGCCGCTGTATGAAAATGTCTTTTGTGTCCGCCTTCTAAATACATGATTCATGGTATTGGCACCATAAGGTGGAGATGAAAGAATGATTCGAAGAACGTTTGTTGCTCGAGATTCTTACGATCTCTTTCGATCAAAAGGAGGTTCGACGAGGCGCCATGAGTCAATCCATGCGAAAGCCTTGTTGGAGAGGAGGAACGATGGTTAAGAAAAGAGATTTTGGGCACTTAAGAGAAGCGCTTGAAAGGAGACGCAACGAGATTTTTGGGCTTCGGGGCAGCATAGACGAGTCGTGGAAAGGACTTCAGGAGGGAGAAGTGGAGTACGAGGAAACCGCGTCAAAGAGCGCCATGTCTCTGAGTCTCGAACAGTTGGACGAACGTGAAACCCGGGAAATCGAAGCCATCGACCTGGCCTTGCGCCGAATCGAGACGGGCGATTACGGAATATGCCTGTCTTGTGGTAAGTCTATTTCTCCGGGCCGTCTGGAGGCCATACCGTGGACGTCTGTCTGTACCCGATGCGCAGCCGAAGGGGAAGGGAAGCCCGCCTTGGTGGTAGCCTTGGAAAAGACCGGAGCGGATCTTCCTCAGGAATACGAGGGAATGTCCGACGATGAATTGACAGCCGTCATCTATGACGAACTGGAGATCGACGGCCGCGTGGAGCGTGAAGATCTTGATATAAAGGTGTGCGACGGTGTCGTCCATCTTAGGGGGGCTCTCCCGAGCGGGACTTCGCACCAAATCCTTCTTGAAATCCTGCAGGACAATATGGGCCTTCAGGAGATCGAAGACCGCCTTCGCATTGAGGAACTCCCGTGGCAAAAAGACGATCGCGAGACGCCGGAACGGAAGAAGACAAAGCTCGAGGAAGCGTTCCAGGGCGAGGACATTGAAGAAGACGTGGTTCATTCGCTTAAGTCCGGAAAACCACTCAGCCCACCGGACGAATTTGTCCCGGAAAAGGAAGAAAGGTAAGGTCCAATCACAGGGATTCTTTCTCAGGTATGATACCGTCTACGGCAGGTACGATAAGATCTTCCAAGAACCAAGGTCCACCGTCGACTACAGTGTGTTTTGAAGAAAAATACCGAATTGAACTCATTGCCCCAACCGGGATTTTTCGAACATAATTTAGTGAGCGAGGCGTAACGTGGGGGGCATGATTTTGTGCGTTCGAATCGGAACAAGGCGCATCCAACGGAAGGAACTCAGATGTGGCTTTCCTGGCCGCGTTACCGGCGCAAAAGGAAGCGACCGTCTGAGCGTGCATAACAGACTGCTCAGTGATTACGCCACCCTTGGATGAAGGGGCTGAGAATAATAGAAGACAACCGGGGGAGGAACACCGTGCTATTCGAACTGAACATCATTTCATCAGGACAAACCAGCCAAAAGAAGGGAGAGATTGCCGAAGCCATGAAGATGCTCGACGGTTCGGGGTTTCACTATCTGTTGACGCCTTCCGGCGCTTGCATCGAGGGGGATTGGGAGGAAGTCATGACTCTCATCGCACAGTGCCATGACCACAGGAGGGAGCCGTCTTCTCATGTAATTACCAAGGTCAAGGTCGAGAACGACAGGGACGGTAGGAACCGACTGACGCTGAACGTACAGTCCGTTGCCGCAGACGGAAAGTTGGAGTACGCTCCCCTTGTTCTCTGAGCCGGCCTTGGGACCGTTCCGAGAAGATGTCGGGCCAGTCTGGATCCCATTTCGGCAGGTTGAATCGAGCGAAAAGCAATCCAACCATTCAAGACAGGTAAGCGGCCCTTTCTCCAATGGGCGTGCTCCGGCGTGCGTACCCCAAAAAAGAGCCGGTAAAACGGGTCAGCACGTAAGGTGAAAGGCCCCTGCCACCTCCTTCCCCTCTGATACCAATTTGTTGAATGTATGCACCGCGTCGGTCGTCGTCTCCGCAATCAGTTCGGTCCCACGTTCTTCGAGGAGAGAGCGAAGAGATTCCTCCACCCGCATGTTACCAGAATAGCCGGTTCCTACCACCAGGATGTCGGGACCGGCTGAAAGAATGTCTCGCACGTCATCCGTGTCAAGACGATGATCCTCGTTGCGCCACCAGTTTCCCAACACACGGCCTTTGACGATTTTGAGATCTTGGCGATGCACCTCACCGTCGATCTTCATTTGACCGAAGCTGTAGCTCTTTATCACAATCTTCTCCGGTTCTTGTCCAAGATGAAATACTCCTCACAACGGAGTTCCCCGAAAACCCGGCCCGATCGGATGGATCAAGCTTAGTTGGAGTAATCGAGTTCTTATAAGTGTTTTCCTTCTTCGAACTCGAATAGAAGTAATCCTGTATTTTGGACAAGTGCACTGACACGCTGATCAGTATCGCAGGATGGCCGCGATCGGCGCATGCTCTTCCGGCATCTTTTCTCTGTTGACTGCATAGACCCGGCCGCCATTCTTTATCGTTTCCACCGCGGCTCGGTCCAGCAGGTCCTCGGCGTCCTGTTCCTCGTCGCTCGTTATCTTTAACTCGTTGTTGTCCCTGTCGTATGTACCGAATACCCGCTCTTTCAGGACGACAAAGAGCGTGTCCACGCGTCCGAAAGCGGCTGCAGGCAGCACACTGCGAACACCCGCGGCAGTGAATCCCCTACCGGCCAGTTCGTGGTAGCGTTGCGCAGCTTCATGCTGAGCTCGCTCCATG encodes:
- a CDS encoding universal stress protein, yielding MSGMEGKLSVQRIVVALDASPRSLEVIETATSLAARLSSEIMGLFVEDINLLRVADLPFTQEVSTFSSGRRSLDRPELERQFRAQAGWMRQALERAAESKHLPWKFRVVRGSVAGELLAAGAEAELLILGKIGRSLMQKRRIGSTVRMLILERSGLTLVLQEGRELATPVVVIYDGSPGSQKALAVAGGLVETNQTSLLVIALADDESSAPKLRGDLAEKLRDLGLIADIRLLINPSLEGLAEVVRMQSAGPVVIPCGPRLLQNEALCSLVNEIPNPVLILR
- a CDS encoding DUF1207 domain-containing protein; amino-acid sequence: MILLLCCWASISAVQAAQPSDEFIRGYATAIIAEHFPSGVKTIRVYDGVIYMEGGSLGETEKSEIQKILLSVEGVTRVEFVADRTEAVVRQSEEQLPLFLPSQPLFQALLADPRWPHFSISYQHYLGNDLLRNVAAAGFGESIGIYRFQGPWDSTMELGVHAGVFSIFDMSAQSFDLINADYLFGIPITLKKGDFTNMFRIFHQSSHLGDEFLLRGETDERINLSYEGVDNLLSYHLPAGFRIYAGGGYLIRKSPSDLDPWSTQAGLEFRSPATWLEGALRPVASVDVQNRQETNWITDISVRTGIQLENPNFLSRKVLLLLEYYNGKSPNGQFYEHSIEFLGIGVHLFF
- a CDS encoding DUF72 domain-containing protein gives rise to the protein MKGSGTIHIGTSGWHYHHWKGPFYPDYLSAEDMLPYYSGRFHTVEINNSFYRLPKKTTLERWKETVPPDFVFSLKASRYITHMKKLKDPSKGVPPLLEAAGVLGEKLGPVLFQLPPRWRMNPERLDPFLQFLSSDFRYAFEFRDPSWFADAVYETLAKHGAAFCIYHMEERLSPKEVTEGREERIKLAEAEQRARSLVKYLEETS
- a CDS encoding cation transporting ATPase C-terminal domain-containing protein — its product is MQESMNTWINWKSRKSKRNRISRQSHWLSVPLLLVALYLPGVSTALHTVSIGANGWGLLFGISLVTLLIGQGIKQFMPGASIKNP
- a CDS encoding TraR/DksA C4-type zinc finger protein, producing the protein MSQSMRKPCWRGGTMVKKRDFGHLREALERRRNEIFGLRGSIDESWKGLQEGEVEYEETASKSAMSLSLEQLDERETREIEAIDLALRRIETGDYGICLSCGKSISPGRLEAIPWTSVCTRCAAEGEGKPALVVALEKTGADLPQEYEGMSDDELTAVIYDELEIDGRVEREDLDIKVCDGVVHLRGALPSGTSHQILLEILQDNMGLQEIEDRLRIEELPWQKDDRETPERKKTKLEEAFQGEDIEEDVVHSLKSGKPLSPPDEFVPEKEER
- a CDS encoding thiamine-binding protein, with the translated sequence MLFELNIISSGQTSQKKGEIAEAMKMLDGSGFHYLLTPSGACIEGDWEEVMTLIAQCHDHRREPSSHVITKVKVENDRDGRNRLTLNVQSVAADGKLEYAPLVL